The following proteins come from a genomic window of Phnomibacter ginsenosidimutans:
- a CDS encoding DUF2752 domain-containing protein yields the protein MAFLRTAFVALILAVAGWLYFNFNPATVSFFPKCPSYSLLGFYCAGCGSQRAIHQLLHARIGAAADYNLLAIIYTPFLLAYFAEWLLHKYTSVAKNQPVSKLFHRPWFVYATLVSVVLFTIVRNVPWHGFDWLRP from the coding sequence ATGGCTTTTCTCAGAACAGCATTTGTTGCGTTAATACTTGCAGTGGCAGGATGGTTGTACTTCAACTTTAATCCTGCCACTGTTTCGTTTTTTCCCAAGTGCCCATCGTATAGTTTGCTGGGTTTTTATTGTGCCGGCTGTGGATCGCAGCGGGCCATACATCAGCTTCTGCATGCCCGTATTGGGGCAGCCGCCGATTACAATCTACTGGCCATTATTTACACGCCTTTTCTGTTGGCTTATTTTGCCGAATGGCTATTGCACAAATACACAAGCGTGGCCAAGAACCAACCGGTCAGCAAATTGTTTCATCGGCCATGGTTTGTATACGCCACACTGGTGTCAGTTGTTCTCTTCACTATTGTACGCAATGTTCCATGGCATGGCTTTGACTGGCTACGGCCATAA
- a CDS encoding porin family protein: MKHIIPVFACALFFTTTVHAQDASVAIKAGVNLANVTISDNGSIDDAKTLTSFQAGVQADLPITKFFSLQPGLYFTGKGAKTSVGSSSDATYYKASSNPMYIELPLNAVFKLPLSKDNNFFVGAGPYAAMGIAGKNKVEGKVFGVAFNSSENIKFSNDDPTTSTQEGAGIGIMRRFDYGLNGVAGFEADAFLLTLQYGYGLANIASEGNSNANDRNKHRVLSLTLGVKL, encoded by the coding sequence ATGAAGCACATTATTCCCGTATTCGCCTGCGCTTTATTCTTTACTACAACCGTTCATGCTCAAGATGCGAGTGTGGCCATTAAGGCCGGCGTTAATCTGGCCAACGTCACCATCTCCGACAATGGCAGCATTGATGATGCCAAAACCCTCACTTCTTTTCAGGCGGGTGTACAGGCCGATTTGCCCATCACCAAATTCTTTTCATTGCAGCCCGGCTTGTATTTTACCGGCAAAGGTGCCAAAACCAGTGTTGGCAGTTCCAGCGATGCCACGTACTACAAAGCCAGCTCCAATCCCATGTACATTGAGCTGCCACTGAATGCTGTATTCAAACTGCCACTCAGCAAAGACAACAACTTTTTTGTTGGTGCCGGTCCGTATGCGGCCATGGGCATTGCCGGTAAAAACAAAGTAGAAGGCAAAGTTTTTGGTGTTGCTTTCAACAGTTCAGAAAACATCAAGTTTTCTAATGATGATCCTACTACTTCCACACAAGAGGGAGCGGGCATTGGTATCATGCGCCGTTTTGATTATGGACTGAATGGTGTGGCTGGTTTTGAGGCCGACGCCTTTTTGCTCACCTTGCAATATGGCTATGGCTTAGCTAACATTGCCTCCGAGGGCAACAGCAATGCCAACGATCGCAACAAGCATCGGGTGCTGAGCCTTACATTAGGCGTGAAGTTGTAA
- a CDS encoding SET domain-containing protein, with product MIQFSVFNAASNIDGTGVFANQRIPARRKIGNLGGEVISLREARKRAAKTKRVAMVEFGNGYALDASINPNALRYLNHSCQPNCYMRCINNRVEFWSLRPIKKGEELTCNYGPTHHDGKLPCRCGASNCVGYL from the coding sequence ATGATTCAGTTTTCTGTATTCAATGCAGCAAGTAATATCGATGGCACCGGCGTGTTTGCCAACCAGCGCATACCTGCAAGGCGTAAAATTGGCAACCTTGGTGGCGAAGTGATTTCATTGCGGGAGGCACGTAAACGTGCTGCCAAAACCAAGCGGGTAGCCATGGTGGAGTTTGGCAATGGGTATGCACTGGATGCCAGCATCAATCCAAATGCGTTGCGCTATCTCAATCATAGCTGCCAGCCCAATTGTTATATGCGGTGCATCAACAACCGGGTGGAGTTTTGGAGCCTGCGCCCCATTAAAAAAGGAGAGGAGCTCACCTGCAATTACGGCCCTACGCACCACGATGGCAAATTGCCCTGCCGCTGCGGGGCGAGTAATTGTGTGGGGTATTTGTAA
- a CDS encoding alpha/beta fold hydrolase produces MQDVYVSANGLKIHAVDWGGTGPVLLLAHGLTANAHAFDGLMAAGLKQYARVIAVDLRGRGESEAPDQGYTMAETAKDIIALMDVLQLEQVVMGGHSYGAFLSWYLAAHYPTRISKVIALDAAMRMHPNTLQMLGPALGRLGKVFGSFDAYLQLVKTAPYLHIWEEAMTSYYKADVHTAADGSVATIPNAQHMTEAATKVLAEPWADMLPQVVQPVLMVNAPGIYTMEAPLLPEANARETAALLPNVQFEIVEGNHQTMLYGEGARQIVAAIASFI; encoded by the coding sequence ATGCAAGATGTGTATGTGTCTGCGAATGGATTAAAAATTCATGCGGTAGACTGGGGTGGAACGGGACCCGTATTGTTGTTGGCGCATGGCCTTACTGCCAATGCGCATGCTTTTGATGGATTGATGGCAGCTGGTTTGAAACAGTATGCCCGGGTAATAGCTGTAGACTTACGTGGCCGTGGCGAAAGTGAGGCCCCCGATCAGGGTTATACCATGGCAGAAACGGCAAAAGACATCATTGCCCTCATGGATGTATTGCAGTTGGAGCAGGTAGTAATGGGCGGCCATTCTTATGGTGCCTTTTTAAGTTGGTACCTGGCGGCGCATTATCCAACACGCATTAGCAAGGTAATAGCCTTGGATGCGGCCATGCGTATGCACCCAAATACATTGCAAATGCTGGGCCCTGCATTGGGCCGCTTGGGCAAAGTATTTGGCTCTTTTGATGCGTATTTGCAACTGGTGAAAACCGCTCCCTATTTGCATATTTGGGAAGAAGCCATGACCAGTTATTACAAAGCAGATGTGCATACTGCCGCTGATGGTAGTGTGGCTACCATACCCAATGCACAACATATGACGGAAGCCGCCACCAAAGTGCTGGCCGAACCTTGGGCCGATATGTTGCCACAGGTAGTACAACCGGTACTGATGGTCAATGCTCCGGGCATTTATACAATGGAAGCACCATTGCTACCCGAAGCCAATGCCCGTGAAACGGCTGCACTATTGCCGAATGTTCAGTTTGAAATAGTGGAAGGCAATCATCAAACCATGTTGTATGGCGAAGGAGCCCGACAGATTGTTGCCGCAATAGCGTCTTTTATATAA
- a CDS encoding TonB-dependent receptor domain-containing protein translates to MVPSLADATQKIEVTQFGGALQLEQKLPAGFKLYAAARVDNHSVFGNLFAPKMGLVKAVPGGAFRVTYGRANAAPIILFQSASVFGLVFGNGDGVRYVPNGAQLSSVSVTEKLKVEEIGTWEIGYKGKIGKKLYVDVNGYYGNSKNFLSPAITVGGRALSVGAIPIPTAGLLLPGTVNAQTGVLSGAAFSTYFNYGEVSSYGVDLGINYFFSDMVSLAVKYSWFGSDITKDNMKNDANRDGFVSAEEKSLNAPKNRIAGTLSFSNLAKGKMFVNLSARWVQEHDFYSGSQIGTAAGKGMRGSVYGGINPLNNQPRFYAKNFNWGALGGFTTIDVSAGYRFNPMLSLGVGVSNLFDVEMREFVGSPSIGRLISAELKVHIPNGSKK, encoded by the coding sequence TTGGTACCAAGCCTGGCCGATGCCACACAAAAAATTGAAGTAACTCAATTTGGCGGTGCGTTGCAATTAGAACAAAAATTGCCTGCCGGCTTTAAGCTCTATGCAGCAGCCCGTGTAGACAATCATAGTGTGTTTGGCAACTTGTTTGCTCCCAAAATGGGCTTAGTAAAAGCGGTTCCTGGTGGTGCCTTCCGTGTGACCTATGGTCGTGCTAATGCAGCGCCCATCATTCTGTTCCAAAGTGCCAGCGTATTTGGTTTGGTGTTTGGCAACGGTGATGGTGTTCGCTACGTGCCCAATGGTGCACAGCTTAGTAGCGTAAGTGTAACAGAGAAATTGAAAGTAGAAGAAATTGGTACCTGGGAAATTGGTTACAAGGGTAAGATTGGTAAGAAGCTGTATGTAGATGTAAACGGTTACTATGGCAACAGCAAAAACTTCCTGAGCCCAGCTATTACCGTTGGTGGCCGTGCATTGAGTGTAGGTGCTATTCCTATTCCTACTGCTGGTTTGTTGCTGCCTGGTACGGTAAATGCGCAAACAGGTGTACTGAGTGGTGCAGCTTTCAGCACTTACTTCAACTACGGCGAAGTATCCAGCTATGGTGTTGACCTCGGTATCAATTATTTCTTCAGCGATATGGTTTCTCTTGCTGTGAAATACTCATGGTTTGGCAGCGACATTACCAAAGACAACATGAAGAACGATGCCAACCGCGACGGTTTTGTAAGTGCCGAAGAAAAGAGCCTGAACGCACCCAAGAACCGCATTGCCGGTACACTCAGCTTCAGCAATTTGGCCAAGGGCAAAATGTTTGTAAACCTGAGTGCCCGTTGGGTGCAGGAGCACGACTTTTATAGCGGCAGCCAAATTGGAACTGCTGCAGGCAAAGGCATGCGTGGCTCGGTGTATGGTGGTATCAATCCGCTCAACAACCAACCACGTTTCTATGCTAAAAACTTCAACTGGGGTGCGTTGGGTGGCTTTACAACCATCGATGTCAGCGCTGGCTATCGTTTCAATCCCATGCTGTCGCTGGGTGTGGGCGTAAGCAATTTGTTTGATGTGGAAATGCGGGAGTTTGTAGGCTCTCCATCTATTGGTCGCCTCATCAGCGCCGAACTGAAAGTGCATATTCCTAACGGAAGTAAAAAATAG